Proteins encoded in a region of the Haloglomus salinum genome:
- a CDS encoding HNH endonuclease: protein MRRKALTRDDYECQRCGADESEIGRNPDVHHITPIREFDNYNDAQELDNLITLCPSCHKKVEHGTVPVPETGAFE, encoded by the coding sequence CTGCGCCGGAAAGCACTGACACGGGACGATTACGAGTGCCAACGGTGCGGTGCGGACGAGTCGGAAATCGGTCGGAACCCGGACGTTCATCACATCACGCCGATCCGGGAGTTCGACAACTACAACGATGCACAGGAGTTAGATAATCTCATCACGCTGTGCCCTTCGTGCCACAAGAAGGTCGAACACGGCACGGTCCCCGTCCCCGAGACTGGAGCGTTTGAGTAA